DNA from Clupea harengus chromosome 2, Ch_v2.0.2, whole genome shotgun sequence:
aaagactaaaactaatactgaaactaataaaaactaaactcaaactaagcattttcaaaaaatagaaactaaactaaactagcaaacccgctttaaaaactaattaaaactaaactgaaattgaaaacaaaaagtcaaaacgaaataaaaataaaaactagtgaaaaatgcaaaactataataaccttggtacatacacacaaacacatacgtgtacacacacatgctcatacactaCTGCAGGCTGGGATTGGCTCTAGCTGCCTCTTCTCCTCACACTGAGATAAGCACTCGCTGGTAAAGGATCAGTGGACATGAATGAAGCGCCAATCTCTAGTGATGAGCCGTAGTGATAAAAACTGGTTCTGTTAATAATGTAGTCAGGTAAGTCAGTTAGATATAATTTTTACCAATCAGAATCCACTGAGAAAGACAGACCTCCAACTCAGGGACAAATTGAACACAATAATTCACAGCACATCATGTGATATAAGGTGTAATATCTCATGAGAGCATGTAATGGATCTGATCAGTCAAAATAAAGCTTTCTGATCAGTAAATTAGACCATCTGATCAGCCAATTAAGCCATTTGATCAGTAAATTAAGCCATCTGATCAGTAAGAGACTCTTTAGGCAAGGGGATAACAGAACATGCCACATAACATGATTGCATGTGAATGCTGGAAGCGTTGCTGGTTCATGGTTCCTACTGTTGTGTCAGATTTGTAGGTTTGAGATAAGGAAAAAACTCTGTTTTCTGACCCGATTAAAATTCATTGTTCTTGTTGGTTTCGGAAGACGTCTTCAATAATGTCAGCAAACTGGCAGAGTGTGGCgcaaaaaaggtttattttgccaGTGCAATACCAACATCATAAACCTGAGCAAGCCGCAAGACTATACTGCTATTATAATGGTTTGAACATCCTTTTATACATTAGCTTGGCCTTGGTGCTTCTCCTGTCACAATATATCACTTATCATCGCCCCTCTAATTGGAACCATGGCTATAGCTATGGCCATGGCCATGGCTTTTTATTTGGGACAGTGGAAACTTTTGAAAACCTCTGACCCTTTGGAAACTCAAAACAGGCCTTGAGGGATGGGTCTTGGGCCACCTGCAGCAAGATGTACTCTAAGTAACCTCTAGGTTGGAATCATGCACTGTCCCTAGATGAACTCTGAGTTGAATCTATGCCAAGTTAAGAAGTTTTGCCCAGAAACAGGGTTAAGTTATCTGGTCTTCAGACCTTCCGGCCTGTATGTAGCGGATCTCTATAGTCCTTGATGTACTGATTCCTTACTCTGACTGTGCCCAGCCCTATATTTGAGCACAGACTGGGCATTCTAACTTATTTTATAATAGCACAATAATTTTGACaatgatgtttttgtgtatatcCCAGTGATTATGTTGATTTGCTCATGTTCCATTTATAATTACCTTTTATACTGAGTGTTAATAATCTACACACTGGTTAATATACATTACATGAAATGTTCTACTTATACTGATTATTACATGAGTTAATAATCTACACACTGGTTAATATACATTGATTAATGAGTTTACATTTTTTCCACCACACTACATTttcctcaggattaataaagtatctctctgtctctatcaatCATCTCAGCCTGTTTCTTATATCAgtccattatcattatcattggATGAACTCTGttcaggacacacagagagtcacatGGGCAAACTTAACATGGATGAGTTCAAGACTCTCAAGTACCATTTGAAGGACACGGACAAGATTCAGTGGTCAAAGCTGGAGACAGCGGGCCGGGTCACTACCATAGATTTAATAGTGCAAACGGGGGGCTGCTGTTCCTGAACTCCAACTGTCTGGACAGTCAGTCTGTGTATATTGTTgactgcggtgtgtgtgtgtgtgtgtgtgtacagtctgttgATATTGTTGACTGTTTCAATTCTAAGGACCTTTCACTGATGACAAGTTGTTTGACAGAGAATGTGGATTCGATTTGTACCAAAGAAGCTAAGATGGTGTAATGTTCATCAGGACCTACTGAATGTGTATGCTAGCAGATGAACAACGCAGAACATAAATTTGATGGGAGAGTCGGTGTCCTTCTCACCTCGTCAGCTGAAGATCTCGGCAGCCATGACTGCAAATACATTAACTTGTGTGAAACTCCAGTTCTTCAAACTAAATTTGATATAAAACCACACGAGAAAAGACCGAACAATCACGTTGCACTTTCACttgtcaaataaatatgttcATTTTTGCTTTGCTCATGGCGAACACTTTGAAGTAGAGACTGAGGGCATTTCAGAAACTCATCCCTCCTGTGTGTAAACTGTATAGCATAACAATTCATTAAGTCATTTATACCTGTCAAACATCACAACAGGATCGATAAAAAGgtgctctctttcactgtctctctctatctctctctctaatagtGTAGCTGAGCTGGCCAATCAGAATCCTTTTCAACTAAAGTCCCTCCCTCTGGCTCGCGTCAACGTTGTTAAACAAGGAAGTTGGGAACTGAGACGGACGGACTCCAGTGACTGTTTTTCAGCGAACTTTGAATAGGTACGAGTTCTCTGGTGTACTTTTAcactcaacaaacaaaccaaccattCTGGTTTCAAATATGTGAATATGAAGCTGACAGCCTTGTGACTTTAGTATGTTGTGTTTTCCTGTTCAGGGACTGACATGATTTTCAAACTGTAAacgtgtgtgaaagtgaaagcaAACTGTCTAAGCTGCCATTGCAAAAGAGAGTCAACCGGTAACAAGACTATGGCATCGAAACCTTTCTCCGAAGAGGATTTAtcttgtcctgtgtgctgtgacatCTTCAAGGACCCTGTCGTCCTCTCAtgcagtcacagtgtgtgtaaaacctgtctgcagcagttctgggaaaccaaaggatccagagaatgtccagtctgcagggGAATATCTTCAATGGATCATCCTCCAGTCAGTCTAACATTAAAGAACCTGTGTGAGACCTTCTTAcaggagagaagtcagagagcttcagcagggtctgaggtgctctgcagtctgcacagtgAGAAACTCAAGCTCTTCTGTCTGGATGATAAGCAGCTTGTGTGTCTGGTTTGTCgggactcaaaaacacacaaaacccacaacTTCAGTCCCATCGATGAGGCTGCACTAGATATTAAGGTATGAATGCTCAGATGAGTTTAATAATGCTTACACATGATGTGCTCTATGAAGACTTAATTAGAAAATAAATACGTACAGTTGATACATGCCTCCATAACTACTCAATGTCAACATCAGGAAAGTGCACATCTTTACACCTGTGTTTACTGCAGTAGTTGTTCatcagtaaagtgtgtgtgtatttcaggagGAGCTCAAGATCAAACTGGAGCCCCTAAGAAATAAATTCAAGACCTTTGAAGAAGTTAAACTCATCTGTGACCAAACAGCAGCGCACATTAAGGTGAGATATGGACCAGATTAGACACAGGAGTTTTCATTTCAGCAACAagaaaaattacttttttattaCTGTACGTGTGATCTTCCAGACTCAGacccagcacacagagaaacagatcaaggaggagtttgagaagcttcaccagtttctacgagatgaagcagcagccaggatagctgcactatgggaggaagaggagcagaagagtcagatgatgaagaagaagattgagaagatgagcagagagatgtcatctctttcagatacaatcagagccatagaagaggagatgataaatgatgacatcacattcctgcaggtaAGAACCggtcctgtttttcttttttcctaaaCCAGTGTCTTTAACAGGAGTAAATCATTTCTGATTCCACAACGTAAACAGGTTTATACCCTAGATGTAtggaaatgataataatataggGTTCCATGAATGGGACAGTGGCTAAACAGCTATGCATTATGTAAACAACATTCTCAGGATTACAGGTTTTATAGTAGTTGATAATAATCTGACTAACCAATTCACTTAATCATAAAGACGGCAAGTAATACTGATTTAGAAGTTCCTGTTTTTCATATTACTTTATATATTAATTTATAGTAGTGTTGAGATCCTGGAAGCATTACTGTCATTGATAGTTTGCTTAAGTTTCCTTTAAGTAGTTAGTGTATGAGAATTTAATGTCAAGCGTTAATGTCAATGCTTTACATCTTTTGTACTATGGTGTttttcacagaactacaagagcacagtggaaaggtgagtgatctgcctcctgtctctctttctctgtggttctgaacccaaacccacagcagcactgactcctgaatgttattccagagcccagtgcacactgcaggatccagagagggtttcaggagctctgatcaatgtggcaaaacacctgggcaacctgaagttcagagtctgggagaagatgcaggagattgtCCAATTCAGTAAGTGTATATAtccatttcaaacacaaacaaaaaacacacacacactctcacatagagacagacagacggatggatggacagacacaagtttatttatagagcacatttcatacacggaGGCAATGCAATGTGCTTTGCATAAATAAGAGCAAAACGAACCGTCAAAAGAAATATAtccctttcaaacacaaacacacacaccttcacatagggagaaagagagagagacagacagacagacagacagacagacagacagacagacagacagacagagagacaagcaattcaatgtgctttacataactAAGAGCAAAAAGAACCTCCAAAAGAAATATGAAGACAAGTGAAGAGATCAAAAGAGCTGCCAAGCGGAAGGGGGAactggaggagagcagaagtgatgaagagtgtgTAGACGCAGGTCTACgggtgaaaaagaaaatcagTCAGAATTGTCTGAGATATTCCAGTTGAGTTTAAGAATTGATAAGGTTACAGTAAAGCTAAAACAGAAGACATTGTTAAAGTCAGCAGAATGCAATTGAACGAGTATTATTaaggatgctccagtgaacTGTTTCTCCAGTGAACTGTATCGTTCTCCCATGTCGATAAACGGAGGATTCAGAAAGACGGCTTGGAGGGAAATATCATTTTCCATTGCTATggatgtgtcagggtgtgtggtaATGCAGCCTGTTTTCATGCTTTGACAACAAGATACCAGTACGcttaacacattttcttttgtcgAGCATGACCAACGTTTATTTGTGCAGcgcatgtttttttcctcactgACGGACTAAAGGAAATGTAAGGAACTGTGTTGCTCCCGCCTGAACTCGGTTAGCTAACTTGTCTCACCCTACTGTTTTTGAAAAGACTTCATATGGGATTGTCCAATACAGTGAGAACTgactgaaacagacacagacagacacagagagagaaagatcgagagagagagagagagacagagagagagacagagagagagagagacagagagagagagagagagagagagagagagagagagagagagagggatcagacAGAGATCCACAGATCCTTACATTTAGTTAGACTAATTTTacacaatgatacacacacaaatgcgcagGCTCTAATGCGTATGCGTCCACTGGCCATGATTAAGACTAGAAGGACTAGGAGGGCGATGTGGTTCACTGTACCACAGACATTTGGACAAGCTGGggggttcagacagttcatGAAACTTAGTTCagtcaaaaaataaaaagagagatgaaaagtacagtatgaggatgtgaaaatatgtttcataattagtaatataataaatacattagtgctgtcagtttaacgcgttattaacggcgttaacgcaaacccattttaacgccgttaatttttttatcgcgacaTTAAtgcaatttaatttatttttaatttttttatttacattcattttggcctcgcaaactgtgtagtaggctaacgttacggtttgagtgaatggtgagcgcgatacggcgaaatggatgataaaaagtttctgaatggaaagtttacttttaaaagttgtgttgtgcaaaagaagcgagcttcactgttgtctgaaaatgtcaacaggcagctggctgaaagcaaagaagtagtaggtgTAATGGCAGCAGATCCAATATCTGTGTCATATTTTGAAGCACTCTGGGAAAGTATTGAACGCGTgcaaaagcttaaaagtgtaAATGTCTTTATCTTCTTAAAGATTCAGGTAtccatgtacatacataaataaatgattctTGTATATCTGTCTTAACACAATTAAGCTagcacggtcaaaaaactgtgaACCTCCGTGCCTCTCTGTTCCTTCTAACTAAGCATGCTCTCTTCACATGGTCAAAACAACGTGTCAAAATAAGAGTCTCTACTTTACAGATATTCATTATAATAACAAAAGAATATTATTCCAGAAATAATACACATCTTATTTATGGCTCTAacagtaggcttaccttttattggtaacctaactgttacggttcattgtttctgaaataagaggcctgactgctatgttcccagcaaacttgaaaaaaataaaatattaagccatggtttaactgcactataggctgaatccttgtttacctgaaatgtgcacttcataattttat
Protein-coding regions in this window:
- the LOC116223723 gene encoding zinc-binding protein A33-like — protein: MASKPFSEEDLSCPVCCDIFKDPVVLSCSHSVCKTCLQQFWETKGSRECPVCRGISSMDHPPVSLTLKNLCETFLQERSQRASAGSEVLCSLHSEKLKLFCLDDKQLVCLVCRDSKTHKTHNFSPIDEAALDIKEELKIKLEPLRNKFKTFEEVKLICDQTAAHIKTQTQHTEKQIKEEFEKLHQFLRDEAAARIAALWEEEEQKSQMMKKKIEKMSREMSSLSDTIRAIEEEMINDDITFLQNYKSTVERAQCTLQDPERVSGALINVAKHLGNLKFRVWEKMQEIVQFTPVTLDPNTAHPQLILSEDLTSVRHGDERQQLPDNPERIDKYASVLGSEGFNSGTHCWDVEVGENTWWIVGVMTESLQRKGDYTSMGGLWCVGYKDGEYGARSTPKPDTLLTVKQKLQRIRVQLDWDRGELSFSDPDNNTHLHTVTHTFTERVFPYFGIGCKLFPLRMLPVRASVKVEQHSKR